In Candidatus Methylarchaceae archaeon HK02M2, the DNA window CTTCGACTGTCAGTCGATCCTTAAACTTACTTAATAATAGCTTTACCTCTTCTCCATTCGGCAGGGTGTAAAGAATATCTTCGTCATTTATGTTCCTTCCAAATGTCGGACCCTCGATTGAGATTGCAACTTGAGAGTTCGTAGGAGCCTCACTGATGCTTTCGCCCTTATCTTGTATCTGCTGTATTGTGCCCAGGGTCTTTCCTTGTAAGTTCATCATGGTCGCTTTCTGAGTAAGCCTTCCAGATAAAACTTCCACACCGAATACAGCTGGATTGCTTCGCCTGAAGACCAACCCTTTTAACACTAGTATCTTACACGGAGGAGTTATTGCTACGAACTCTTTTTGTTCAACAGCTTCTCTTTCCGAAGTAGCCCAGTCTGAATAGTTCTGTATTAGGTTATAGACGACAGGGTCTGTGAAGATCTTTATATGCTTCGACAAAGCCTCCTCTTCGGCATCCGGTAACAACTTTACCCCAAAGGCGATGATAACGCCATGATAAGGGTCTACACTCTTCACTGTAGTTGCTTCAACTACATCCCTTCTTGTCACGGGACCTATGTCTGCTATCCTTATCAGTACCTCCCTTCGCTTGAGCATATCGACTATCGCTTCAAGAGAGCCAAGAGTATCAGATTTGACTATCACACCCAACTTATCTGTACTGATGAAGACGCTGCTCACTTCACTTTCGACCTTCCTCTTCATCTCTTCAGCTAACGACGCTTCTTTAAGCTCTAGAATAGGTGAGCCAGCCAGAACACCTTCAAGGTCTGATGCGACTATCTTTACGCCAGCAGCAGCTAGGACTTTATCGACAGGAGTGAACCTGTCTCTGGGATCTCTCATTTCATCTAAAGGTTTTGGCATTAAAATTGCTTTCACTTTTGATATTATGGCACCGTCTCTCTTGCATAGGATGATCAGGTCTCCCACCCTTATCTCTCCATCAAAAAGGATCAGATCAACCGTATGTCCAAGACCTACTTCCTCTTTTACTTCGAGTGCGATTCCTCTTGCAAATTCAGATTTGATCGCTAGTCTGATCTTCAAGTATTGTTGAGTCAAACCTATTAAAACCGTTAATAGCTCGGGGATACCTTCTCCGGTCTTCGCACTGATCGGCACTATGGCCACCTCATGCGTAAAGTCCTTGACACGATAGAAAGCTTCTGAATTAAAGCCCAATTTTGATAAAGTACCGACAACTCTATAGATAGACTCATCGAGCTTATCTATTACGGACTTATCTTGAACCTTTAAGGAATCGGCTAGGTATGATGAAGGACCCGCTCTCCAA includes these proteins:
- the infB gene encoding translation initiation factor IF-2; the protein is MILKAGIRQPVVVVLGHVDSGKTLLLDKIRGTAVQAREAGGMTQHIGASFFPMDTLKHICGSLLVKVKREVEVPGLLVIDTPGHEIFATLRARGGSAADVSILVIDALRGFENQTYESMEILQSRKVPFVIALNKIDLIPGWRAGPSSYLADSLKVQDKSVIDKLDESIYRVVGTLSKLGFNSEAFYRVKDFTHEVAIVPISAKTGEGIPELLTVLIGLTQQYLKIRLAIKSEFARGIALEVKEEVGLGHTVDLILFDGEIRVGDLIILCKRDGAIISKVKAILMPKPLDEMRDPRDRFTPVDKVLAAAGVKIVASDLEGVLAGSPILELKEASLAEEMKRKVESEVSSVFISTDKLGVIVKSDTLGSLEAIVDMLKRREVLIRIADIGPVTRRDVVEATTVKSVDPYHGVIIAFGVKLLPDAEEEALSKHIKIFTDPVVYNLIQNYSDWATSEREAVEQKEFVAITPPCKILVLKGLVFRRSNPAVFGVEVLSGRLTQKATMMNLQGKTLGTIQQIQDKGESISEAPTNSQVAISIEGPTFGRNINDEDILYTLPNGEEVKLLLSKFKDRLTVEEIETLNEIIEVKRKGTPLWAY